The following coding sequences are from one Achromobacter sp. B7 window:
- a CDS encoding N-acyl homoserine lactonase family protein produces the protein MSKSWKKFAGAVGMVAVLAGAGAQAADAPPDIKLMQLSVGKIELDKGFMTAMVDVGTKIKIPVPAYVIQHPRGLVLFDTGMNQATADGNCANYWGQGLCGAFNSIQGRDEVVDRQLKAAGFDVSDVKYVVYSHFHLDHAGNIKMFPKAKHVVQKAELRAAWWPEKFQRAAYVMKDFDTTRDYDFIQVEGDFDLFGDGTIVLLDTKGHTQGHQSLQVKLKNTGTVLLAADAIYTAENEAGVIPGITWNTAASMLAIDRLKQIRDARQGQLWYSHDAEQHAQNAKTKVFD, from the coding sequence ATGAGCAAGAGCTGGAAGAAGTTCGCAGGGGCGGTGGGCATGGTGGCGGTGTTGGCGGGGGCGGGCGCGCAGGCCGCCGACGCGCCGCCCGACATCAAGCTGATGCAGCTGTCGGTCGGCAAGATCGAACTGGACAAGGGCTTCATGACCGCCATGGTCGACGTGGGCACCAAGATCAAGATCCCGGTGCCCGCCTATGTCATCCAGCACCCGCGCGGCCTGGTCCTGTTCGACACCGGCATGAACCAGGCCACCGCCGACGGCAACTGCGCCAACTATTGGGGCCAGGGCCTGTGCGGCGCGTTCAATTCCATCCAGGGCCGCGACGAGGTCGTCGACCGCCAGCTCAAGGCCGCCGGCTTTGACGTCAGCGACGTGAAGTACGTGGTGTATTCGCACTTTCACCTGGACCACGCCGGCAACATCAAGATGTTTCCCAAGGCCAAGCACGTCGTGCAAAAGGCCGAACTGCGCGCCGCCTGGTGGCCCGAAAAATTCCAGCGCGCCGCCTATGTCATGAAAGACTTCGACACCACGCGGGACTACGACTTCATCCAGGTGGAAGGCGACTTCGACCTGTTCGGCGATGGCACCATCGTGCTGCTGGACACCAAGGGCCACACGCAGGGCCACCAGTCCTTGCAGGTCAAGCTCAAGAACACCGGCACCGTGCTGCTGGCGGCCGACGCCATCTACACCGCCGAGAACGAGGCGGGCGTCATCCCGGGCATCACCTGGAACACCGCGGCGTCCATGCTGGCGATTGACCGGCTCAAGCAGATCCGCGATGCGCGCCAGGGCCAGCTTTGGTACAGCCACGACGCCGAGCAGCACGCGCAAAACGCCAAGACCAAGGTGTTCGATTAA